Below is a window of Drosophila nasuta strain 15112-1781.00 chromosome X, ASM2355853v1, whole genome shotgun sequence DNA.
CGCTATTAATTGGGCAGCAGACACGCTCCTTGGAGCGTTCCAAAGCGCTGCAGCAACGCCGCATGACATCCCTGAGATCAGGGCGCTCGCATTCAGCGCTCAACGCTTCAAACAGTGTGTCCACCGAGCGTCTGTTCGTCTCCAGTTCGATCTCCTGCACCAAATTGAGATCACGCTGATGCTGCGAACAGATTATCATGTCCTCGTTCAAGCTGGTGGCATCGCTAAGCATCTTTTCAATTAGCAGATCGGTCTGATCGTACTCGTCACGCAACTCGGCCATCATGCATTGATCCCGTGGcgatggcggtggcggtgtTGGTTCCGCTTCAATTTTACGCGGCTTGCGAGCAGTTGGGTGCGCCATACGTTGGGCGCCACCACTGGCGCCGACACCAACGCCAATGCCAGAAGCATTGACATTGATCTTGGACTTTTTGCCAGTGGCTGGTGGGGTTGAGTTCGATAAGGACAATGATTTGCGAAAGTTGTTCTCATCGGTGCTCGGAATGGTTGACACACTGCTCAGCTGAAGACGCTTGGCGTGCTCCACCAGATTGGCCATCGCTTGCTCCGCCACAAACTTGACTTGACGCTGTGTATCGCTCATATTGAAGAATGTATCTATGGgccaaaaaatatttgtttttgtatagtAAACGATGTGTGGTAAAAATAATGGCAAGGTTAGGGATTTTACTTGTTATACTTGGCTTAGAttccttttgattttgatCGACTCGATTGTTGAGCACAACAATGTGTACAAATGTGAAGTGCTCAAGTCACCTGCTTCTTACACACAGACAGTTAACTCAGAGTGAATTAAGAATTGTATATCTGAATGCCTAAATACGTTaggtatttatttttctctgtTCTTATAATCTCATATGTCGTTTTTCTATGTCCACGAATCTTTCAACTgtaataatatactaatatactaatttttactttttaccaTTATCTGTCTATATATGTAAACTATTTTGTCAGTTTCGTAGGAATTCTAGTTAAACAACCTGCACATTTTATATGATTAAGTGAGCACATGCATATTAACTGGCAGATTGGTTCCCGACTAAAAATATACGTGTTAGCGCACTTTAGGTCTAACTAAGACCTTTGCTCACACACACCTGCATCAAATCTAATGGAAATCTATTGTGCACTCCTAGTTTTCATCCTTCTCGCATTGCgcattcatatttgaatttatgacGCAATGATAATGCGCTTACAACACATTTTATAGTATACCCTGGTATTGGGTCGTCAAGCTGTATGCCTTAGTCACTGTTATACTAAGGAAAcgtataattatatattgaatatattattattagatttattttttagcaTATTGTAAGGAATCGTAGTAAAGCCGCTTTGCGCTTTCGTATACATAAGAAATCGAAGtacattataaaatattatattatataaaagaaaaaattaaaagattgATATAGGAAAAAAGTCCAAAAATTTCAGCAGGGTGTAAGtattattttgtatctttggTTGTCatgttaatataataatgaataataataatagatgAACTTTCCTACAGTCAGCTGgagaaataccaggcgaacagaagtaagcagcaagcagaaacACAGTAAGTCACTAGCTTACTGcgtggcgccatctatcgtttttttttctacttgtTGAGTAGAATTTGGAATTTTGACAGACTTCATTTTCAGTCtgtttttcaaattcaaaatttttagtTGGCACGAAATGATTAATACAAATtgtgaatttttttataccaaaCATTAAGGCTAAGAAAACTATGTTGAGAGAGACAAGGTTAAAATACTCTTCTAGCTTATAGGCAGCGAGAGTAAAAagtgaattttgaaaatatcgaaattcattaattaaaaataaattcattagttaaaaataaagtttattctTGAGCAGTCAACCAGTAGTTACAGAGTTGAACACTTTCAAACTCAGTTCCAACTGATGGCTTAAAGGCTTCTTCTTGACTTTATTATGCCTCTTAAGTTCAGCTAAATGCACATCGTACATATGTagggtatataaaaatgtaagtgagacacaaaaggcaaaacaagCTAGATAAATAATTCTTGGCGAAAATAAAACGGAGTTAGCTTAGGTAACTAAGGATAGGCAACGATGTGGCATAAAGGAATAAACGAAAGGCTGGGAAGCGGGGGGTAGGGGAGGACAAGACAGGGCTGGGCAGCAGATTGTTGTTGGTTCTTGCTGACGATGCttctgctgatgctgctgaaGCTGGTGAAGCTggtgaagctgctgctgccaatggAGGAGTGCTTAAATTTTCTGAAGTTCAATTCCTTTTGTCCTTTCCTTTTTGCTACGCAGTTGTTTAGCACATTAAGCCACTGAAACAACTACaatacacagacagacagacagacacacacaagaCGCATGATGATGGAATGGGGTGAGCATCGAGGATGAGAAGATGAGGTGGGGCGGTGGGATGGCATCACTGGGATGATGGCATCTTTATATGCTTGCGTTGGAGTTGTCAGCTGTTTTATGGCAAAGTTATGACGTGCCTCATTCAGAGGCTTACACTCGcccaaaaaaacagaaaaaaaaccaaaaaagaagagGAATATCTACGACAACGTTGCCAAGGTAAAGAGCAACGAGCCAACGAGCAAACGAGCCAAAAGGAGCCAAAGGAACACCAAGAAGCAGACGCCAGGCGACTGGAGACAGGAGACAAGGAGCCAGGGCCGTGGAGGATGTGCcgaagagaaaagaaaacttttatgCGACGCTCTCTGCTGGCGTCGAGGCAACTTTTGCCTTTTATGTCCTTGTCGTTGTCGGCAGCTATCAGTTAGTGTGCCACaccatgcgtgtgtgtgtgtgtgtgtgtgtgagtgtgcgggCGCGCTTATGGCGTTTTGTGTgacatttattgttatttaactGTGACAAACTTTAAGGATAAGCATGCATAGACTTGTGTAGTCGTGTCTGCCTCGACAGGCGCCAGACTTCACAATTTCCATGGCAAGGCTGCTGTTCCTCTCATTCTCTTTTTACTTGGTCGTATCTCTAGGGTAGCCACTCGCCTCATCCTCTAGCTGTGaactactatatatatatgtgtgtgtgtgtgtgtgtgtgctctttCTTAGCATCCTGACATCCTGAATTCGAAAGTcaacataacataaaatatatgttcGCATGGCGTCGTCTTTATTGTgtcacaaaaaagaaaatatatgaaaCGGAATTGAAATCAAAACTGAATATGAACTGATGTAATGGCCCCAATGAAATATGTAGAACAGCTTCGATATTACAGATGGCTGGTCACACTGGTGCTGCGTAAAGGAGAAAGTGCAATGAATACACAAAAGATGAGATGGAATGGAATCGGATGAAATGAATTCAATAATGTCTCTTAACTACTCTAATTGTGTACAACAATTTCTCATTTCTTATTGGGGAATGATCacaatgtatttttttattttgtacaacTTACTATTTTGCTATGTCTTTAAAtctgtttttaaatttgtacactttttaattttataatttactatTATGAAGTGAATATGCATAACCACTCAATATTCattattcaaattcattattatattagtcttaatttctttttatttattgtaatatttatcGGCGCTTCTAATGAGGAAATTcgaattatataatatttaagttgCAAAATTGTGCCACTTAGAAGTGTATTTTGAAGTGCACGAATTCTTCATTTGAAActttaagtttttattaaataataataaataatctaaTCTAATCTAATCTAATCTAATCTAATCTAATCTAACATAAACTGAGTGTTGTTAGTtaactttaaatgaaattaaaataaataaatcttattcTCATATCTGTTTGTGTTCCAACTATTATAAACTGTTATATTTCCTCTAGTAAAACAATGGGCAAATTAACAGTTAGTTAGTATACGAGTTGCTGTGTAGGCGTTTGAATgggagtgggcgtggcgcCGCTAATGATTTCCGTTATTCGCACCTTGCGGTAACGTGGACAACATGGCGGTAAATCAAAGTCAGGATGCCAAATGAAAAACAGCAGTCATAACCTACCTATCCACAGAGTGGCATTGTCTAGCGAGTGGCTGCGTTGCAGGAGGCTACAGGGGGGTGGTGGAAACAGGCAACAGGGTATGTCGTGAGCTCATTGCACTCAAAGCTGTCGGCACGAGCTGTGGAATGAGCTGTGGAAGAGTTGCAATGCATTGAGAGAAATGATGAGTTTGTTTTCCCAAAATTAAACCAAATATGTTAGTTACCCTACAATTCtactatatatgtgtatattatatagtatatagtatagtttatagtatggtatatagtatagaatatagtatatacatacataaatactataaGTAATATTCAACGCAAGCAAAGTAGCAGttaatttaactaaatgtTTCGTTTTCAATCATAAATTGATGCGTTTTTATTgtagatatattttttcatggtattatagtattatatatagtatataaatatactatagacaATATTCAATACAACCAAAGTAGCAATTAGTTTAGGTAAATGTTTAGTTAATGCGTTTTTATTGGAAATACCTTTTCTTCATAAAAAATCTATTATATgatgtgtttttattgtaaatgtcTTATTATATCATAAAAAATCGATTATATGATATTCCTtacattattttgttatttaaatttgcttaTGTGTGTAGGGTtgctaataaaagaaatgcacATTAACTTGTGgcaagtaaatatttataaaataaagtattctgaaataaccaaataaatatttagattaAGCTTTTTTATTCACAGTTTGATGCCACCAACTTGAATctgtatttcattattattactttgaagttgacaattgaaaatgtttcatGACTAGAAGTTATGCATTTCAGTTTTAGCTGCTGCAATTTCAGATCGCCATTTTCTTTTCTCACTGTGTGGCAATGGCAGCGGCAATAGCAGCGGCAGCGGATGCGCAGCATTTGAGCATTTGCACATTTCCGGCATTGTTCACTCAGCCCATGCATAATCGATTAACTGGTGCCCATAAACATGACCGTAAAATGTGCAAATGCGCGGTTGCACCGCACTGACTACGGCACTGACTTTCCCTCAGATGGCTCTGCGTTGGATCGTTGGATTTGCTGAATCGTTGGATCGCAGCGCATTGAGGTATTTTGTGTGAACGCTCGCTGGGGAGGCGGGGTGACACTGGGTGACGTCGGGGGGGGAGGGGCGGTGAGGTCGTCAtgcataaatgcaaatgctatGGCTCTAGCAATGGCAATCGCAatacatatgcaaatttcaCTTCGCCCACTGCTTAAGCGGAGAAGCACAAACAACGTCGACGACGGTGATGGCGACAAAGggtaaaaaacaacaacagaaatcCCGACAAGGCGACGCGTCGGTTATGAGAGACAATGTGTATgattgtgcgtgtgtgtctgtgtgtgtgtgtgtgtgtgtgtgtgtgtgtgtgtgtgtgtgtgtgtgtgtgtgtgtgtgtgtgtgtgtcggtatAAATGCCACACTGGTGTGGCAACTAGTCCATGAACTAATTACAAAATGTTGCattgtaaatttacaaaaCGCAATATAAATTTACGCAAATTGCTACTGTCTTTCTATctgtctttctttctctcttattctctctctctttccctttgCTGAGTATGTGTTAAACATACGTGTGTAAGAGTCAAGTTGCTTCAAACCTTTTGCGGATGATTCCGACCTTGCATGTCCCTCTTCCAACTCAtctttatttctatttatacacagataaaataaatcaagctaaattgaataatagaATCTCGAATCAAGATTATATGATATATACATTGAACCAAaaaggtttattcttaaatccatattgaaattctacaaaaattctAGATTACCCAATCTTACAATTCACGATTATAATCTTTtttcaagaatggaaaaaCCTCAAAATGTAACTAAGAAGGCAAAATCTTTAATCAAgatttacatttacaattttttctctCAGCATATGCATTAATTTTTTCtatctctttttctctttttctctctctctctctctctctgtcactgTTTCTAACTTTCTCTGCTTTTCCTTTCCCTATATGTTCTTGATCAGTATTAAGTTGTTGTGTtgtcttttaattttgttgtccCTCGAAATGCTTTTGATCCAATTTAATGAACAATTTCGATAGCTATCTTTGCCTACCTGAGGTGGATGCATCAACAAATTCAAGTTAACTTCCACAGAGGAACTTTAAGACAATAAGTCTGACTTTTGGCAACGCGATCTCAATCTGTGACTTACTAAACAAACTTTTGCcctgattttaaatcaatttcagTAATATGTCTTTACCTCTTGGGTGTTTGTATGCTAGAATTAGCGATGTGCAATTTGGGAATctaaatttactttataggataatttaaagattattttttaCATTAGTGAAAAGTCAATTAACAActtaattatttcaataaaattttaaatttgtattcattgtattcatatattatatttatttcctaTTTCTCATATTAAAGTAccatacttaaaatatttttctgagattaaaattaattattattttaatagtcTCATATTTAGTAAGAATATCAAATTTTTCTTTAGACACACTCAATTTcaaagatatatatttattcattattaagAGACGAAACACGAATCATGAATCAAGAGCGTTGCCATCGCTGTTGCGATGGACTTATGTTGTTTGAACTTGTGTATTCATGTTGCTGGTTTTCGACTGGTATTCGTGGTGGGTCGTCGATGGGTAGTTTGGGATTCGGTGGTGTTTGTTGTTAACCCGCAGCCAGCGATCCGGAGCCGCAGGCCACACAGAAGCTTTGGTGTAAGCCGGCTGGAAAAAAGGGTCGGGCTGTTAAAGTTTGTGCCAAAAATGTTGAGGCGCATAACTTTTGGCCATATTTACGCTggtgaaaattgaaaagcgaCGCAGCTGCAGTCCGGGCTGTAAAACTgtaaactgaaaactgaaaaccgTAAGCTGAATGCTGAAATCTGAAATCAAAAATCTGAGATAAAAGTGTTGTGCATGAGGTAAATTGCGAATACACTGCACGAAGGCGCAGGCAACAGGCTCTCAAACCAACCAATTGCCGCCAAAACGTTGCTTCTCCTGATTGAGGAGGAGGAAGCGAAATGGAGCTGTAAAACTTTTGAATAGAATACAAGTATAATGGTTacgctgctctctctctttctctctctctctgtctcgctgtGTTAACCAGCGACTCCTTAACCAAGCATCTGTTGTTATACATACTCTTGTCCCTCCCCTCTCCACCCTCAGGACCACCCGTCAAgctattatttgattttcatgaaatgtattgaaattatttcataaGCACACGGGCATTGGATGACAACAGCAGGCAACATCCACCCagagcaatagcaacaacaatctgTTGGCAATACTCAGGCCAAAGTTGATCCTGCGAAACTTTCAACTTAACTTATGGCAGccttttggctttttgttttgcagctTCACGGCAAATGTGGCTCCCCATTTCAGTTTCACTTGGTTCGTTTGAGCTCATCTACGATCTCAGCACTGCAAAAGTTgactcaatttcaatttcaatttcaatttcaatttgaatttcatagTACAGTCTGTTCTACATGTGTTCCTGacaattgatttaaatatattttttctatgaACAGATCAATTAGCATATAGTTTCGAGTTTCTCAAAAAGTTATTTTCGAATAGCAAAAGTTTGGTGGTTGAAGATAAATGGCTTGaagaaattcatttcaatttttcaatgGTGTTTCAATTTACTCAGCGGATTGTAGAGGATTATTCTtgttactttaaatattattgtgaaATGCATTACGAAAGACAAGTGAAAAATATAGTATCTCTTCGGAATCTAATCTAAAAGCCTATTGTGTTTAGAATATTCGAAACTCTCTGCATCTTCCGCTTTCGCCATAATTTAAGTCTACCCTCGCACTTGTGTTAGTTTGTGCTGCTTGCTACATATCAGAGGAacacacatatttacatactatgtatatatgtacgtatatagTGGATATGTTTTATTTGACATCGTGCACAATCAGCTTGTGGCTTTTACAACAAACCGCAACTATGATGGGCATTATaataagcaaaagcaacggcaacagcaacagcaacagcaacaatagtaagagcaacagcaacagcaacagcaacagcaacagcaatgacaacagcaacaagctcagcagcagtaacaacatcAGTAAGCAACGATAACAATGCCGGCAATGACAATGTGGTAAAAGTTTGTATTAGTATTTTACTAACATGTGTTTGTCGTCATACATAAGAGCCAGATGGTTAAGAGTTTGCAAGATTTGTGACTGCCTGGCTTCAGTTTAgttcagcttcagcctcagctTTAGCCTTTGGCCCAGATGCGTGCCGTCCAAAGCAACAAACCATCTGCGCTTACCCAGCTGAGAAGTgcccttcttcttcttcttcgttctCTTCTAGTATCTGCAGCAGGCAGCAAAATGTTTGTCAAACTGCCAAAATGTCTGCCGCCTGACTGACAGACGATAGACAATCGGACAACAGACAACGGACATTGGACACTGGTGGACATTGGACATTTGGTTGGGATGTGGGATTTTGGGGAAATGATGGGAAATGCTGGGAAATGTCGGTCGCTTCACTGGCCGAGCGTCAAAAGGATTTGCAATTCACGTACATAAACAACGAcacccaacaacagcagcagtagcaggcAGAAGGTTGATGGCGTGGGGCATGTTGCATGAGGCACGCCACGCGGCGGCAAGAAGCATCATTCAGTGTGCAGCTAgcagctcacagctcacaTCTCACAGCTAACATCTAACAGCAGGAGGCGGCAATGCAGATGCCAAAGCCATCGGCCAACTTGCAATGCAAATGGACTTTATTTATGGCTATGCGCAATATttgcgattgtgtgtgtgtacttgtgtgtgtgtgttttaagagatagagagggaaAATGCGTgggcttcttttttttttgtgggagTGCTATGAAAGTACTTCTATAGCTTAACACACTCTACAAACCCAAAAAACATCAATGGAGTATGCtatcaaattgtttgtaaaaaACGTTTCAGGATCGAAAATAAGTAATATCAGCAAATGtcgaatatataaattatttcagGTTTTtcctatattttatttcatcattttaaacattattttattttagcaaattggttttgaaaaatgcaattaaatttaaaaccaaaagaaaaataaatctataatatacaaatattattcagTATAACgtgaaatgtaatttttgtaatttacgATTTGGTGAATGagaaattttccaatttgaaGAGTTAGTAAACATACACTTGGTTAGTGTATTAAGAGCTGTTAAGTGCAGCTTGTAGTGTAGCATTTTGTagattaagtatacgactaggaaatgggaaaatatattttgagagCTCTGCTTGTGTACAACGAAGTTAAATAATGATATTAAGTGTATTCTTTTAGGACTATTATAAGAAttacacaattttaatatacccCAATACAGAGTTTCGGCTTTCTGCAGGGTAGCCAAAAACGAAACGCAGTGAAGCGCCTGACGCTTTGTGCTAGTGCAAGTGCAAATTAGGAAAAATCTTTGCATGTTGGAATGCAAATGGAAGAGAATGGAGAGCAGCAGTGctgatgtggatgtggatggtgatggtgatggtgagAAATAAGCGAGACTCATAATGTCACTTTGTGGTACTACTTACAATAAGCTTCCctttgttatttaatattcgCAGTGGCAAAATTTTTAGCAAAGGCAAcgatatatgttatgtatgatGCAATAGGAACTACATATTTCCCTTTGACAGCGAAATCTTGTGGTTAAATCTCGCTTAGTTTTCTAAACAAAGtgcataaaaaaaatcgaaccGCAGACTCGTTAAATCACGAACTGTCATGattctaaaaatattcacaatgttttagcaaattttttgttttggtttttttggcAGCATGACAACGTAGTATTTGTGATAAACTAGTCTGTCAATTTGCTGGCCTCTACTCAATGAATCTTTATGCAGTATCATCGAGGAgcacacatgtacatatgtatgtatgtatgtgaacACAGATAACGtgaattctctttttttgctgttggtAAGTGTATTTAAGCAACGGCTTCATGCTCTTGACTACTCGTATTATATTACGTGAGCATCAGGCAGTATTCAGGACGTGATCTGGACCTGGTTAGTTCGCTTGATTACATTCGCGAGACGCATAACTAACGATGACTTCTCGGCAGCAGTTGAAATGAAACCACGCATTGTGCTTCAATCATCTGCCCGATGCAAGTATTTCCCCATTTGTTTGTAATGTTTGTAGCGATGATGCGTCCACGTTTCTCTTGCAGGACTTGTGAGCATCCAGCTgaagccaaagtcaaagcccCTATTGGCGTTGTGCATGCAAACACGTTTCTGATTACAAATCAACCAAAATGACAGCAATGCAATGTGTGACGAAAGCGtgaacagaagcagcagataCCCTGCATAAaagtacatacacacatatgtgggAGATGGATTAAAGAAATACCGTTTTTATTAAGCTTACATTACTTCAGCTCGactatttcttttcttcttgtACTTGTGATCTTCTCTACTGCAGTGttgtttcataatttattacatAATCGATACTTGATAGacatatagtataatatattataccaaataactTAATCGATTAACGAGTACTGCattaaaatagtaaaagtAGTAGATAAATAAGCTCGCAAAGCAATCAGCAAATCCTTTTGTAGATATTAGCATATGCACAGTGTATAAAAAGAAAGGTTCAAGTGAATTATTTCAGCATTTCTGGCTGTCCTGATTGCCTCCTGCTCCCGTTTTTGCCTGCTCTTTAccttattcttttttgttgttgttgttgttgttgttgatggtgtTTTCTGGGCAAGTACACAAGTATTTATATGCCTTATTACTGTTGAAAGTTGTTCGAGCGTTCTTTCTGATGATAATCATTGACATAACAGCTTGCTGGCAAGCATTCTTTGTTGTTGGGGATGGGGTGTGGAAATTTATGCAACAGCTTTTGCAGCTGGCATCAAAAAAGCTTAATCAACTTGTCCTAAATtgtgcaaaaattaaatttttcccAGCAAATCGCATAATAAAtgcgagagagcgaaagatataaaaatttcaatttttgaaatgcaaatggaatacaaatatttgca
It encodes the following:
- the LOC132795836 gene encoding uncharacterized protein LOC132795836 codes for the protein MSDTQRQVKFVAEQAMANLVEHAKRLQLSSVSTIPSTDENNFRKSLSLSNSTPPATGKKSKINVNASGIGVGVGASGGAQRMAHPTARKPRKIEAEPTPPPPSPRDQCMMAELRDEYDQTDLLIEKMLSDATSLNEDMIICSQHQRDLNLVQEIELETNRRSVDTLFEALSAECERPDLRDVMRRCCSALERSKERVCCPINSDLQTMNTASTMEDTTDNKTWPQIYYNGEENLENELPPPGYLTDLEPLETSVCPSKRQLDEILNHTTPTMDMDMSVVELITPQT